The following DNA comes from Mycobacterium sp. MS1601.
GTTTCACGCTGGGGCCCTGCAGACGTCGGTACCCACCATGCTGGTGCTCGAGCCGGTGGTCGCCGTGGTGCTCGGCGCGGTCATGCTCTCCGAAGACATGTCCGTCAACGGGCTCGAAGCCCTGGCTCTGCTGATCGCGGCATTGGCGATGGTCGCCGCCACCATCGCCCTCGGCCGCGATGAGGGCGCCTACGAGGACAGGCTGGAAGCCGTCGCGGGCGACCGGGGTTGACGCTGGGTCAGTGCGCGACGTTGAACGCCGCGATGACCTTGCGCGGACGCACCCGGACGATGAGTTCGCCCGGAACACCGTTGCGCTTGCCGAATTCTTCGGCCCGGTCTTGGCCCATGTAACGGCCGCCGATCCTGGTGGCTGTGTCGCGTAGGGCGGCAGGGTCCTCGCTGAGTTCCGCCACACCCTGCACCTGCACGAACGAGTACGGTGGATGCGGATCGTCAACCGTGATCGTCACTCGCGCATCGCGGTGCAGCGCTTTGCCTTTCGCCGATGCCGCCGCGGTGTTGAACACGAGGTGGTCGTCGTCGACCACGAACCACACCGGC
Coding sequences within:
- a CDS encoding PPOX class F420-dependent oxidoreductase, which translates into the protein MTQLSPEVVEFLSAGTRTGMLGYLASDGRPLVAPVWFVVDDDHLVFNTAAASAKGKALHRDARVTITVDDPHPPYSFVQVQGVAELSEDPAALRDTATRIGGRYMGQDRAEEFGKRNGVPGELIVRVRPRKVIAAFNVAH